In Pongo pygmaeus isolate AG05252 chromosome 19, NHGRI_mPonPyg2-v2.0_pri, whole genome shotgun sequence, the genomic stretch AGGTGGGCGCCATGTTACGTCTGGCCTTTTTGTGCCTTTGACAATTTGAGTGCTCACTTTGTTCCCAGGTATAGGGCCAGTTGCtgattcatttaaaaactacatCTAGTCCattttagtagaagaaaagatacCAGATTCTTTGGATATTTGGCAATCTGGAATCTATTTCTGGTTCTTCTAACTGCTAGGAGCTTAGACAAGTCAATCTCTTCAGGCCTCAGTCCCCTCAAGTATAAAATAAGGGACTGGATTATCTCTGAggtcatttacttattttaaattctgacaATGAACACTTCTTGAACTGAGTAGGCTAAAAATTTGCTTTCCTAGTGCTTGTTACATTGTGATCTGACCTGTAATTAATCCTGGTAACTTGGCCTATGGTAACCTGGCCTATGATATCAGCCTGCAGAACACATACTTACATATAGGCGAAAGGAGAATATTTGAAAAGGGGCTAGGCTTGAGGACTCTTCTCAAGAATCTCCAGTGTGAGGTCAGCTCCTTCTGCCTCAAGCTTGAGAGACAATGGGCTGACTGCAGAGATGAGGGGAAAGGGACATTTGCTTTGACTGCAAGAGCCATGGTAAAGGACAAGGCCCAGCGTGGAGGCTGGACTTGCTGGGGTTACTCACTTGAAGGGCACCTCAGCCACAGCCTTTGTGAATGCGCATGTGAAGTCGGCTAGCTCTTTCCAGCTCTGCACAATTTGAGCCTGGGCTTCTGTGTGTAGCTGCAGATCCACCAATGCCTAGAAACCCAAAAGCAACAATGGACTGGAAGGGTAGGAAGAGACTATCTGCAAGTCACTGTCCACTAAAGCCACACCCCAGCCCCTTGGCTTCCTGTTTGGTACCTTCTCTTAGTCAGTGCCAAGGCAGAAAGCAGTATGCAgcaggcattttattctcttatcaATAGCAAGTCTCAGGTGACCAGTGAGTACCCAGCCCAATTCAGGCAACAGGACGTTCTTACCTCTTCAGCGTCTACCCTGGATACCATGGACCCTATGCTGGCCTCTGGTTGTCTCTGCTGCTTCTCCTTGGTCTGTTTATTTGCTCCCTGTTTCCCTCTTCTTGGAGGATTCTGAGCACTGGTGCAGGGGAGGAAATCAAAGAACAGCAGCTCCAGGCTGAAGTCAGGCAGAAGATACGGAAGAAGACTGGACCAGAGCATCCCCCCGGACTTGTTAGAGATAGACTACCTTGCAGAGTGACCTACATCTGCAATGAATAAACTAAACTCACCCCTCTTGGCCCAAGAGCTGCCCCTTTTAACATGAAATCACCAGGGCAAATCCAAACCTGAAGCATTTCTCCTGATCCACAATCACCAGTGACAGAGCTTTCCCTGCTGTCCTTGCCGTGATGTCAGTTACAAAGCCCTGAAGCGTTTCCTTGCCTTTCATAGTGCTGTCCAGGCTTCCCTGCATGAAGGGGCAGAAATTGCATTAATACTTGCTTCCTAGTAAGAGTCAGCCTTCTGTTCCATGTCCTCCCACCCTCTGGCTCTGCCCACCTGCTTTCCATTGTCGATCATGGACACAAATGCCTCTGCCCGGAGCAACACCAGTACTGTTGGCTCCTCCACCCAGTCCTCTCCGTCCTGCCAAAGTACCTGGAACACAGCACAGGGAGGGAGGTCAGCAGGTATTGAGCACCTGTGAGAGTGGCCCAGGTCTTCTGGGTGAATGAACTAACTCCCACCCCTTATGCATTATCCTTTCTGGAATGAAGTCACTGTGGCAAGAAACAGTGTCGCTGTCCCTCCCAGCCCTCAATCATTCAgtcttggtgccctgcatctcagAGACAGTGAATAAGAAAGGAACAtagcagccgggcgcggtgactcacgcctgtaatcccagcactttgggaggccgaggtgggcagatcacgaggtcggagatcaagaccatcctggccaacacggtaaaaccccgtctctactaaaaatacaaaaattagctgggtgtggcggcacgtgcctgtaatcccagctacttgggaggctgaggcaggagaattgcttgaaactgggaggtggaggttgtagtgagccgagatcataacactgcactccaacctggcaacagggctagactccatcaaaaaaaaaaaaaaaaaaaaaaaaaaaaaaggaacatagcaggccaggcacggtggctcacacctgtaatcccaatcgcagcactttgggaggcctaggcaggtggatcacctgaggtcaggagttcaagaccagcctggccaacatggtgaaaccccgtctctactaaaaatacaaaaatattagctgggcgtggtggtacacgcctgtaatcccagctacttgggaggctgaggcaggagaatcacttgaacccagaaggcagaagctgcagtcagccgagaccatgccattgtattctagcctgggcagcagggtgaaactctgtctcaaaaaaaaaaaagaaagaaagaaagaagaaaggaacataGCAAGTTGAAAGGGGCTGGGGCCAATTTGTTCTGTACATTTTGAATACGGGAATGGAGGGAAGGGAAACTCTTCCAAAGGATTTAGTACAAGTAAATCACTCTGGCTTTGAGGGTAGATGCTGTGAGCTGAGTGGTCCTTACAAACACATAGGTTTTTTTGTGACAAAGACAAGAATCACAAGGGAAACTTCAGTCTATGAGAGCACCTCCTGTTTATCACAGGTAGGGCATAATCAAAGTCAAGGATGCCTCAAGGCCAACAATCCTCCAGCAGTACAGTATTATGGAGTAATTGGGGAACAGGACTTTGATAGAAAGTTTTCTGATTGGGTCCCTATAAGCAAAGCAAGACCTATATTACAGCAAAGTGTAGGTTGGGGGAGCTCTGGGTTCTCATTCCCGTTGTGATCCTCAACAAGGCTTTTAACgtttctgagccccagtttccccacctgtgatGTGGGGAGAAGTTCTACCCTATAGGATGACTGATGGAAACACAAGAGACAATGTGGGAGTGCCTTGAGAGGGTAAGCTGCTCTATGAATATAAAGGCTTGCTAATACCCCCAGAGTAAAAAGGGTGGGGAACTGTCCTGTGTTACTGAGAAAGTTATCagatccaaaaaagaaatcaaagagaggaaaaaaaaatcttttttctttttttatacaagATGCTTCTGGTGAGATAAAAAAGAATCTTagtgccaggcaaggtggctcacacctgtaatcgcagcattttgagaggccgaggcaggtggattgcttgagctcaggagttgaagaccagcctcggcaacatggcaaaaccccgtctctaccaaaaatacaagctCCACTCtgcgatctctacaaaaaacacaggGCCCACATGTCGTCTGGCTCCCAGCTGGGTGTCACCAGCAGGGACCCGAGGAGAGGACTAGTGGGAAGGAGAAAAGTGAAGTCAGGGTATTTTTCCCCTGGCTCCCTCCCAGTGGGGTCACCTAGGGTTTGCTGTCCCCCTCTATGGCAGCTCATAGCTTCGCTCAAGGTGGtcctctctccatttctctctcctgGATTCTGTTAACCACTCCTTCCCCTCATCCCTTCAGGCATAGGGATGGTAACAGCTATGCcaatggttctcaaccaggggtgatTTTTCCCCACAAATGACATCTGGCAGTGTCTGcagacattttttattgtcatgACTGAGAGGGGTACATTAGTAGATAGtggccaggaatgctgctaaacattttGCACATCATAGGACAGCCCCCAAAACAAAGAATTCTCCAATCTAAAATGTCAACAATACTGAGGTCGAAAAACCATAAGTTGTGCTGTTATTACTGTGAGGTACCATGCTGTCACTGGTAGTTTCCTCGTACCCTGCCCATGCCTTGGCAAACAGTCCCTTTATTCAATCTTCTTTTAATTACCCTGAGTTGAATGTGCCATCTGTCTTCCTGCTGGGGCCCTGACTGATAagtatcctttaaaataaaaggatatttATCCTGTAATTgtaaggggaggagggggaggaaatgTCAGCCAGAAAACCCCTACCTCAGACGGCCCAGCCCTTCTCCTCCAAGTGACACTGCAAGGCACAGCCTGCGCCTCAATCACACAGCGGCACTCCATGGACTGCAGTGCTCCTAGGAGCTGGCCCCCACCTTCCATCTGTAAAAGCACTGCAACAGATGGAAAAGGGACTGTCAGTGGGTGGTCCAGAAAGCAGATAACTCAGCACAGGACAAAGACACATGTGAGGACCTGGATCCAGCACTACAATGATGTGTTTTAAGCATTCCTCTGGCCTCTGGGCTTTCATCCTGGCAACCAGTGCtgcattctttctttcctgtcttctcaGGGTGCTTTCCTTCTGCCTTGCTTGTCTCTGCTGCCGGCATCCGTGTGAGCCTCTTCCCTGGACCTTCTGACTCCGcttggttttcttctggggtGGAAGGATGTCAGAATTTGTTTTAGTTACTGCCAAGCTGCTGCTCTGGCCAGGGCAGGTAGACAGGCAGGCTGGAAGCTGACGGCATGGATCTAAGATCAGGTCCTTGTTATCTGCTGCACTCCTCTCTAGGGTATCATGGAGGGGAACTTCAGGGATCTTTGGAAAGGGCTGCTTTTTCCAGTCACATGACGCACCTTCATTATTTTGATGATCCAAAACACTTTTAATTGGGGAGCTAGAGTCCTCAGGGCTCAGTTGCTTGTGGGTCAGAaacttacatttaagcctttgaGCCAGAGGAATAAATTCTTCTTCATCTTCACTTCCACTGCTTAGCAACCTGACTGGCTGTGTTTGTGTGACAGTTTCAGCTATGTCTGGGACAGGTGGTGAAAGTAACCCTGGTGCTGGAGGACAGGAGGCTTCACAATCTGAGATGTCAACCACTACAatcttctcttccctttcagGCTGTCTCCTCTTTGTTGAAGATGGTTCCTTCTTCAGAAAGGCAAATGTTGGCAACTCCTCAGAGTCACTATCACCAGAATCCAGTGAGGGTGATGACTTCTTCAGAGCCATCAGTATGTGCTATCAAATAATTCCCTAAaaggaaaagagacatacaaCACAGACTGGAGCATTCAATTCAGTCCACTAGCTGTGTTCCATAGCCAGGCTTTATGACATAAATATAAGATATAGAGAATACAGAAACAGAGAAATATGACATGGCCCCAACACATTCAATCTGGAACTCTAACTCCTGGTAATCTAACAGGAATCCTCCTCAAATTCTTTCCAGGTCAAGCTGAAGCATAAACAAAGTAGAGTTACCATTACAAAATTTTAATGGGGGGAGGTGGTAACAAGATTTAACACCTCCAACCCCTTGTTGATCTTCACGTTTGAAATGGAGATGTcaaaagttattcttttttttttttttgagatggagtctcactctggcacccaggttggagtgcagtggcacaatcttggctcactgcaacctcactcccaggttcaagcgattctcctgcctcagcctagctgggattacaggcgctgtagctgggattacaggcgcccaccaccacacctggctaatttttgtatttttagtagagacgggttttcatcatgttcaccaggctagtcttgaactcctgacctcaagtgatccgcccgccttggcctcccaaagtgctgagattacaggcgtgaaccactgcacctggccaaaaactgttctttttaaaaattgagatataggctgggcatggtagctcatgcctataatcccagcactttgcgaggccaaagcagaaggattacttgagcccaggagttcgagaacagcctgggcaacatagtgagaactcgtctctacaaaaaaatacaaaaattagctggatatggtggctcacacctgtagtcccagatactcaggaggctgaggtgggaggattgcttgagcctgggaggtcaaggctgcagtgagctgtgattgtaccactgcactccagcccgggtgacagagtgagagcctgcttcaaaagaaaaataaataaaataaaaataaaaatagagataatttgcACAGCATAATATCCTTTTAAAAGTGTACGTTCAGtagattttagtatattcacaatgttgtgcaccCGTCACCACTATCtttatcacctcaaaaagaattCCTGCAGCCATTAAGCAGTCACTGTCCATTCActccctctccccagctcctggcaaccataAATCTGTCTCTAtgcatttgcctattctggatatttcatataaatagaatcatacactatgtggccttttgtgactgacttttttcactcagcatgttttcaaggtttatctatGATGTAGCCTGTATCAGTAGTTAATTGCTTttcatgactgaataatattccactgtatggatatgctacattttgtttatccattcatcacttggacatttaatttgtttcctttttttggctattatgaataatgctgctatgaacactgacGTACAAGCTTTTGTGGGGGTATGTTTTCAAATCCCTTTcgtgtatatacctaggagtagaattgctgggtcatatgcaAAGCTAATCATTTCTTGAACATTTACTAACACTGTAGGTATGACCCAGGAGGAGACATGTAACCTgcctaggcctcagtttcttccttagTAAAACAGGGATGATAACAGCACCCATTTTATAAGGTagggagaattaaataaaataatgcatccACCGCGCTTAGTACAGCATCTGGCACACAGCTGGCTAAGTAGAGTAAGTTAAATGACTAGGGAGGGGGCCTCATCTCTGACCCTTCGCTGGGCCTCCGTTGACATCTGCAAATCAGGGGAGTGGGACAAGCGGGCCCCTGCCCGACAAGCTCTGCGCCTGTCAGGCTGGCGGTCCGCTGCAGAGGCTCCTGTACACCCTAGCCACCAAGACTCTGCAGAGCGGTGCTCAGGAGGGAAGCCCTGCCCAATCCGCAGGCCTGCGACCGGGGACGCTCACCTGCAACTTCTCCAGCCACTCTTCCAACTGCCACGCAGGGCCCGGAAGTAGATCTCTTGATAGCGGAACTAGAAACTTTTCGAGACCGGAAGTGAGTGATGGCAAGCATGGCGTCGGTGGTGCTGGCGCTGAGGACCCGGACAGCCGGTAATGGGACGCAGTAGTCAGAGCGGGGCGAGGCGGAGAGGCAGAGTGGAGCTccagcagggagggaaggaggtgacACTGATCCCCGCGGAGGACCTTGGATGCGAGGGGAAGTGTGTGGGGTACTCCAGGTTTGAGGGACGGTGTCGCTGGTCACGTGACACATCCTGGGTGGCGCCGTGAGTGAGGGCATTTGAAGAGCACTtgtctttctcctgcctcagcacacGAACGGGTTCCTTGGCGGTTGGAGGTTTGGGTGGATCCTTTCTCTGTAGAAGTATTAGTAACATTGGCACATTGGGGCTGAAAAAATTAATCTATTTATTCAGCAGATTGAGGTCTTTGTGCTAGACACGGCGGTAGGTGTTCGGAAAATCAGCAGAAAACGTGAAGACGTGGCTTCTAGCCCCCGAACGGTTCTCTCTGGTGCATAAGCCAATAAATGAACATATAAAGTAGTTGCAGACTGGCAAGTgctgtgaagaaagaaaatgtgtgtctgtgtgtgtgtctttttttagATTGGACGGTGAAGGAAGGCTTCTGAGGAGATAACATTTAAGACCTAAAGAATGACAGGAGGcggggcgtgatggctcatgcctgtagtcccaacactttgggaggccgaggtgggcggatcgcttgagcccaggagttcaagaccaactgggcaacatggcaaaaccccatctctacaaaaaatacaaaaattagctggctgtagtGGCGCTTGCCTGTgatctcagatactcaggaggttgaagtgggaggatcacctgagctcgggaggtcgaggctgcagtgagctatgttcataccactgcactccagtctggtgacagaatGGGGCCCTATCccctcccccccccaaaaaagaatgaCAGGAGACCTAGCCCTGTGTAGAGTGAGGGACAGGAGAGTGACTTGAGCCAGTTTTACATTTTGAGAAGCAAACTATTGCTCTTATGTAAATTTAAAGGGGATAGGAGTGGAAATGAGGAAATCAAATGGAAAGTCGTAATAGCCCTGAGGAGAGATGATTTAGCCAAGATGTTTGTGGTGGCAGTGAACTTGGAGGAAAACGGATGAATTTGAGATCTGTTTTGGAGTTAGCATACACAGAGCTTGCTGGTGAACTGAATATGTGAGGTCAGCAAAGAGAAGGAATCCCCAATGACTCTGGTTTCTGCTTAAGCAACTGGATGAATGGTAGCACCATTTACTTtgaggaggaggatggggagTAAGGTGAAGAGCAAAGATTTGTGAGTGAGATAATGTAAGTAAAGTAAAAGCCCAGCTCCTGAGCTTAGTaagtatgtaaatgaatgagtagATGTTTAAAGGTAGGTAGATCCTGGCGCCGGGCATGTTTTAACACGTTGTCTTTCTGAGTCCTTATCTCTGGTCCTTTGCCCCAGCTAGTCTCTGGTGTCATGGAAATGTCAGAAACCCAGGCTTCAGGAACTCTGAACGTATAGGCTCCAGAGACCCACAAGGCTTCTCTAAAGACACTGGCATGGACCTTAAATCATGGCTGTGTCTGGAGACCTGCAGGCAAGGAGTTGCACCCCTAGGCTTGTCATACAGCAAGGGACTACCATCTTAGTATGAATTTTAGTTCATTTTACTTCTTCAAATGAATGCTGTTGAGCACTTTGGAATGAGTATGGAGAGGTCAGATTAACAAGGGCAGTGTGTGGGTCATGGTTGGGCCTCTGCTTGATGTGCTTTGAGAAGAAAGGGCCCAGCCTTCTGAAATGGCCAGGACCCTGTGGGAGCCACCTTTAGGCCAGCTATCCTTTTGGTTTACTAGTATTTGGTGAGCAGTGGATGAGTGGACAGCTGAGAAAGTCGTGggtgaggcctgtaatcccaacactttgggatcacctgaggtcaggagttcgagaccagcctggctaacatggtgaaaccccgtttctactaaaaatacaaaaaagtagctgggcgtggtggcgtacacctgtaatcccagctacttgggaggctgaggcaggagagtctctggaacccgggaggcggagtttgcagggAGCCAggactatgccattgcactccagcttgggcaacaagagcgaaactccgtctttaaaaaaaaagaaaaaaaaaaaaagaaagtcgtGGGTGAGCCTGAAACAGAAGCCTTTCTGGATGTGCTGGGCTCCCCAAGTCTGTTCTGGCCCCTCCGTGGTGCATGAGGGTGAGTGAGTCTCTGAAGCAGGCAGCTCTGTGGTGTCCATTTCTCCTCAGCACATTTAGACTGAATGTGTCAGGACCCAGAACAcatgatgtttatttttttccatttgtgtttcACTGCTCCCCCGCTCCCTCCCCCAAAAGGAGAAAGCCAAGGACTTGCAGGTATTCCCTGAGAACTAATACACTCAGTGGCACTTCTGCTCCCCTGACACATCTTTCTCATCTCCCCACCGCCTCTCACCTATCAGCATGTGGCCCATTGAGGCAGAAATAGTTTGAGCCTGTCTGTCTGAACagtgtttctgttttctctgcagtTACATCCTTGCTAAGCCCCACTCTGGCTACAGCTCTTGCTGTCAGATATGCATCCAAGAAGTCGGGTGGTAGCTCCAAAAACCTCGGTGGAAAGTCATCAGGCAGACGCCAAGGCATTAAGAAAATGGAAGGTGAGGATGTGCCTTGGCTTCCCTTTCCTAGCTGCACCCTGTCCTCGTGTTCCTTAGGAGAGCAGAAGAACCCTGAGTGTGCCTGGCCGTGTTCTTCCTCACCATCATAATTGGCTCCAGTTGAAAGGAACAGATAAGACCTGAGGAAGGGTCATCGAGTGGGTGGGTGTGAGCCATAACCATGCAATTAGAGACAAGAGCTGCTGGGTGGCAGATGCTGCGCTGCTTGTGTTGGACTGTCTGGGAGTTGATTTTGGCCAGGGGCAGGCTTGGAGGTTGGTGTGCAGCATTTGGGCCGTCATGTTTTCTTGGTAGTTTGCTATGCTGCCCCAGTCACTGTGGACTTCTCTTCTAGGTCACTATGTTCATGCTGGGAACATCATTGCAACACAGCGCCATTTCCGCTGGCACCCAGGTGCCCATGTGAGTTGCTCCGTTGCtgcccccctttttccttttctaggatGAACTCTCCTTACCCCTAAGCATGGTAATAACAGTTGCATGTACTGAGTGTTTACCAAATGGCAAGCATTGTGCTGATTCCCATGCCTACCCGATCTCATTTCTTCCTTACCATATCCCTGTGAGTAAGGTGAAATGCCATTTTATAGTTGAAATGCCAGAGACCTAGAGGGGTGGAAGGAGCAAGTGACTGCTGGGATTTGCACCAGGTCTGCCTAACTCCCAGATCACTATGATTTGCCTTGGTGTTGCATTGGCCTGGTATTCTTGGTTCTCCTTTCTAACCCTCAGTTCTTGGAGGACAAGATACCTggtgatttaaaatattattttagtctTGGGAAACTAATTTCAATTTATTAGTTTTTCATTATGTCTAAGACTTCTTCCTTTGTATAAACTTACTTGCAGATGGTTGAAAGATAGCTTGAATTTAATGAAATACAATTCAGTGTGCCAGAAATTAGGTTCATACCAGGTGGGGATTTCAGTTTCAGCAAGTTGGCATCATTTTTATAGGTAGGACAGTTCTTTGTTACAGAGACATAATGACACTGTACTcttcacattattttaaatattagttgCCTTTGTAAACAgtttcccctcccccacccctttttCGATAATTTTAGTAGGTACAAAAAGGTTGATAGTAACCTGTATTTATTTCAAAGATAATAATTTGTATGTGAATTGATTATGTATGTAGTAGCTTTATCTTTTAGAACTGAAGACATTAGATGTGTAGCTATGTCAACAATAACAATCAAAGCTAACACATTTTGAGCTAGACAGTATTCTAGGCCCTTTATGATTGTTGAGCATTAATCCTCAAAATGACCCTGTAAAATAGTTAATATTATcaccatttgacagatgaagaaatagaggcacagtgaagtaacttgcctaagaccACACAGGAGTAAGTAGCAGTGCTGGTATTTGAACCAGGCATCCTGGCTCCAGAGCCTATTCTTTTaatcagagagacagagaataatGCTGGACTACCTGGGTAAAATTTGCCACACACCCAGCCTGAAGTtctaaaagaaaaagctaaaaaatatGGTTAAAAACTATATACAACACAGTTTAACCTCTCTGCTTCATATTTCACATCTGAAAAATGGCGTTGGAAATAATACCTCTTTCACTaggtgagaattaaatgacttAATGTGTATTAAAGGGCTTACATGGGTATTAGCTAATGCAGTAGTATGATTGTTTTATTAGCATATGCATTATCCATATAGCTTTGGTCTATATTTTCCATAGAGCCTAAACTTTATAGATCACTATCTAAATGAAAATTTACATCAAACTAGTGTTTTAATGTGACAGTTCTAGTGTTGTTTAAGTCTAAGTGAAGATTTAGGGCATCTTCCTGGGTTTTGGGATTTGTCCAATGTGGCTTCTGACCAGCTGCATAGACATGGCTCCAGGT encodes the following:
- the EME1 gene encoding crossover junction endonuclease EME1 isoform X3, which codes for MALKKSSPSLDSGDSDSEELPTFAFLKKEPSSTKRRQPEREEKIVVVDISDCEASCPPAPGLLSPPVPDIAETVTQTQPVRLLSSGSEDEEEFIPLAQRLKCKFLTHKQLSPEDSSSPIKSVLDHQNNEGASCDWKKQPFPKIPEVPLHDTLERSAADNKDLILDPCRQLPACLSTCPGQSSSLAVTKTNSDILPPQKKTKRSQKVQGRGSHGCRQQRQARQKESTLRRQERKNAALVARMKAQRPEECLKHIIVVLDPVLLQMEGGGQLLGALQSMECRCVIEAQAVPCSVTWRRRAGPSEVLWQDGEDWVEEPTVLVLLRAEAFVSMIDNGKQGSLDSTMKGKETLQGFVTDITARTAGKALSLVIVDQEKCFSLELLFFDFLPCTSAQNPPRRGKQGANKQTKEKQQRQPEASIGSMVSRVDAEEALVDLQLHTEAQAQIVQSWKELADFTCAFTKAVAEVPFKKLRDETTFSFCVESDWAGGVKVDRAGRGLALVWRRQIQQLNRVSLEMASAVVNAYPSPQLLVQAYRQCFSEQERQNLLADIQVRRGEGVTSTSRHVGPELSRRIYLQMTTLQPHLSLDSAD
- the EME1 gene encoding crossover junction endonuclease EME1 isoform X1; the encoded protein is MALKKSSPSLDSGDSDSEELPTFAFLKKEPSSTKRRQPEREEKIVVVDISDCEASCPPAPGLLSPPVPDIAETVTQTQPVRLLSSGSEDEEEFIPLAQRLKCKFLTHKQLSPEDSSSPIKSVLDHQNNEGASCDWKKQPFPKIPEVPLHDTLERSAADNKDLILDPCRQLPACLSTCPGQSSSLAVTKTNSDILPPQKKTKRSQKVQGRGSHGCRQQRQARQKESTLRRQERKNAALVARMKAQRPEECLKHIIVVLDPVLLQMEGGGQLLGALQSMECRCVIEAQAVPCSVTWRRRAGPSEVLWQDGEDWVEEPTVLVLLRAEAFVSMIDNGKQGSLDSTMKGKETLQGFVTDITARTAGKALSLVIVDQEKCFSAQNPPRRGKQGANKQTKEKQQRQPEASIGSMVSRVDAEEALVDLQLHTEAQAQIVQSWKELADFTCAFTKAVAEVPFKKLRDETTFSFCVESDWAGGVKVDRAGRGLALVWRRQIQQLNRVSLEMASAVVNAYPSPQLLVQAYRQCFSEQERQNLLADIQVRRGEGVTSTSRHVGPELSRRIYLQMTTLQPHLSLDSAD
- the MRPL27 gene encoding large ribosomal subunit protein bL27m — translated: MASMASVVLALRTRTAVTSLLSPTLATALAVRYASKKSGGSSKNLGGKSSGRRQGIKKMEGHYVHAGNIIATQRHFRWHPGAHVGLGKNKCLYALEEGIVRYTKEVYVPHPRNTEAVDLITRLPKGAVLYKTFVHVVPAKPEGTFKLVAML
- the EME1 gene encoding crossover junction endonuclease EME1 isoform X2, whose product is MALKKSSPSLDSGDSDSEELPTFAFLKKEPSSTKRRQPEREEKIVVVDISDCEASCPPAPGLLSPPVPDIAETVTQTQPVRLLSSGSEDEEEFIPLAQRLKCKFLTHKQLSPEDSSSPIKSVLDHQNNEGASCDWKKQPFPKIPEVPLHDTLERSAADNKDLILDPCRQLPACLSTCPGQSSSLAVTKTNSDILPPQKKTKRSQKVQGRGSHGCRQQRQARQKESTLRRQERKNAALVARMKAQRPEECLKHIIVVLDPVLLQMEGGGQLLGALQSMECRCVIEAQAVPCSVTWRRRAGPSEVLWQDGEDWVEEPTVLVLLRAEAFVSMIDNGKQGSLDSTMKGKETLQGFVTDITARTAGKALSLVIVDQEKCFSAQNPPRRGKQGANKQTKEKQQRQPEASIGSMVSRVDAEEALVDLQLHTEAQAQIVQSWKELADFTCAFTKAVAEVPFNQPIVSQA